The genomic DNA AGCACTCAACTAACGGCAATCAAGTGATTTTAGACCCGGAAATGATCAAAAACCTGAAAAAAGCCGGGTACTGGTGATCTTGTCTGAAAACGCTTTCTTTTTTGCCGCTATTGGGCTTGAAATGACGGTAATAAGTGGTAGACTCCTGTTGAGAGGAGAAAACCATGGAGCGCAGGAATTATCCGCGTTTTGAAACGAACGAATCGGCAATGGTAATCCAGGATACGGGCTCCCCGGAAAAAACCGTGATCCTGGAAGAAGTAGCCGAACAGGGAGTCCGGGTAATCGGTTACGAACCGCTCAAACCCAAAGACCATATAAAAATACACTTTAAGGTCCCGTTTTTTTGCCCTCATACGGTACAAAAAAAAGCCGTGGTGATCTGGGTAAGACCGGCATCAGGGATAATGTGGGAAGCTGGCCTGGATTTCGGCCCGGATAACCTGGTAAATATCCCGTTTCAGTAATATCTCCCGCCTCAGAAAAAGTTTTAAATTTTATCTTGCACAAATCCCGTAAAAATAGTATTATATTAGTCTGTATTTTTGTGTTTTAGGCGTGATATTCTGCGTGCAAATTACGGGCCCATAGCTCAGCGGAAGAGCAGGAGACTCATAATCTCTTGGTCGAAGGTTCGAACCCTCCTGGGCCCAGGATTATATAGCTGACGAGCGTTGTTTTCCGGCGTTTGTCGTCAGCAGCTTGTATCGGGGCGATTGGCTCAGTTGGTTAGAGCGTCACATTCACATTGTGAAGGTCAGAGGTTCAAGTCCTCTATCGCCCATTTTACATACGCGCCTTAAAATCATAGAAGGGGGTAATAATTGACGGCAAACCTTAAAGAACAGCTGCAAGCCCTGATCCAGCTTCAGGCGATCGATACCCAGATCTACCGGTTGAACGACGAAAAAAAGGCCAAACCCCTGGAGATCGAGGCGCTGAAAAACGCGTTTGAGGCCAAAAAAGAGAGCTTGGCGAAGTTGGAAAAGGTGTCCCTGGACCTGCAAAAAGAAAAGAAAGA from Candidatus Omnitrophota bacterium includes the following:
- a CDS encoding PilZ domain-containing protein, which translates into the protein MERRNYPRFETNESAMVIQDTGSPEKTVILEEVAEQGVRVIGYEPLKPKDHIKIHFKVPFFCPHTVQKKAVVIWVRPASGIMWEAGLDFGPDNLVNIPFQ